One window from the genome of Streptomyces sp. NBC_01476 encodes:
- a CDS encoding zinc-dependent alcohol dehydrogenase, which translates to MKISQLVGPRTSEVVSADDPVPADDQVLVEVVACGVCTSDIGPWLTHDKGADPVRLGHEMVGRVAAAGRHAGRWQPGDLVTGLGGDGFATLAVMDANAILPVPAGIEPAHAIGEPVADLEEALSRTGIRAGDRVAVVGLGFMGLGLVQLAKRHAPGLLVGVDPDLARRQRALALGADLVFAPDELPEEYRTATSRGTDARLSIVLEATGVTPGLKTAGSLVRPFGTLCVVGYHHTGDAMMDMDLWYKAVTVVNGFCPDRTRLMGAMRETLDLIAERRFSYEPLITHRFGLDGIDEAFRTMEESGPDFVKGVVLF; encoded by the coding sequence ATGAAGATCAGTCAGCTTGTCGGCCCTCGCACCTCCGAGGTCGTCTCCGCGGACGACCCGGTCCCCGCGGACGACCAGGTGCTGGTGGAGGTCGTGGCCTGCGGGGTGTGCACCTCGGACATCGGGCCGTGGCTCACCCACGACAAGGGCGCAGACCCGGTGCGGCTCGGTCATGAGATGGTCGGCCGGGTGGCCGCCGCGGGGCGCCACGCGGGACGGTGGCAGCCGGGCGACCTGGTGACCGGTCTGGGCGGTGACGGCTTCGCGACCCTGGCGGTGATGGACGCCAACGCGATCCTGCCGGTGCCGGCGGGCATAGAGCCGGCGCACGCCATCGGCGAGCCCGTCGCGGACCTGGAGGAGGCCCTGTCCCGTACCGGCATCCGCGCCGGGGACCGGGTGGCCGTGGTGGGCCTGGGCTTCATGGGACTCGGACTCGTCCAGCTCGCCAAGCGGCACGCGCCCGGCCTGCTCGTCGGCGTCGACCCCGACCTGGCCCGCCGGCAGCGGGCCCTCGCGCTCGGCGCCGACCTGGTCTTCGCCCCGGACGAACTGCCCGAGGAGTACCGCACGGCGACCAGCCGGGGCACCGACGCCCGGCTGTCCATCGTGCTGGAGGCGACCGGGGTCACCCCCGGCCTCAAGACCGCGGGCAGCCTGGTCCGCCCGTTCGGCACCCTGTGCGTGGTGGGCTATCACCACACCGGCGACGCGATGATGGACATGGACCTCTGGTACAAGGCCGTCACCGTGGTCAACGGTTTCTGTCCCGACCGCACCCGCTTGATGGGCGCCATGCGGGAGACCCTCGACCTCATCGCCGAGCGGCGGTTCAGCTACGAGCCGCTGATCACCCACCGGTTCGGCCTCGACGGCATCGACGAGGCGTTCCGCACCATGGAGGAGAGCGGGCCGGACTTCGTCAAGGGCGTCGTGCTGTTCTGA
- a CDS encoding ABC transporter permease: protein MRTLLRKIAFYLLTAWAAISLNFVIPRIMPGNPADNLINQFHGKLSPSAVHALRVLFGQSHQNLWQQYVSYWHSVFTGNFGISYAYYPSKVSTVLGQSMYWTLILVTICTVLGFVIGTSLGMLAGWKRGTWLDSLVPITTFLSSIPYFWFAIIMVYVFAISLKWFPLSGGYALDQSIGLNGGFIGSAINYAVLPAATITIASVGGWLISMRNMMVTTLSEDYVRLAEAKGLSKRRVMYTYAARNAMLPSFSGFAMSLGFVIGGSIVTEVVFNYPGIGSVLFKAAQAADYPLMSAIFLLITVLVLVANLIADIAYVFLDPRTRES, encoded by the coding sequence GTGCGCACACTTCTCCGGAAGATCGCCTTCTATCTGCTGACGGCATGGGCGGCGATCAGTCTCAACTTCGTCATCCCGCGGATCATGCCGGGCAACCCGGCGGACAACCTGATCAACCAGTTCCACGGCAAGCTCAGCCCGTCCGCGGTGCACGCCCTGCGGGTGCTCTTCGGCCAGTCGCACCAGAACCTCTGGCAGCAGTACGTCAGTTACTGGCACAGCGTGTTCACCGGCAACTTCGGCATCTCGTACGCGTACTACCCGTCGAAGGTGAGCACGGTCCTCGGGCAGAGCATGTACTGGACGCTGATCCTGGTCACCATCTGCACGGTGCTCGGCTTCGTCATCGGCACCTCGCTGGGCATGCTGGCCGGCTGGAAACGCGGCACCTGGCTCGACTCGCTGGTGCCGATCACGACCTTCCTGTCGTCCATCCCGTACTTCTGGTTCGCGATCATCATGGTGTACGTCTTCGCCATCTCGCTCAAGTGGTTCCCGCTCTCCGGCGGTTACGCACTGGACCAGAGCATCGGGCTCAACGGCGGCTTCATCGGCAGCGCGATCAACTACGCGGTCCTGCCGGCCGCGACCATCACCATCGCGTCGGTCGGCGGCTGGCTGATCAGCATGCGCAACATGATGGTCACCACGCTGAGCGAGGACTATGTCCGGCTCGCCGAGGCCAAGGGCCTGTCCAAGCGCCGGGTGATGTACACCTACGCCGCCCGCAACGCGATGCTGCCCTCCTTCTCCGGCTTCGCGATGTCCCTCGGCTTCGTCATCGGCGGCTCCATCGTCACCGAGGTCGTCTTCAACTACCCCGGCATCGGCTCGGTGCTGTTCAAGGCCGCGCAGGCGGCCGACTACCCGTTGATGTCGGCGATTTTCCTGCTGATCACCGTGCTGGTACTCGTCGCCAACCTCATCGCGGACATCGCGTATGTGTTCCTCGACCCGAGGACGAGGGAGAGCTGA
- a CDS encoding ThuA domain-containing protein, with protein sequence MQISQPRHVSVARAPVARSTALAVISGDDVYEDLFTAASALQGALTDEGYATRTSLGTAPLDGAAEADVIVLYTALGRFTAGQREGLARAVHGGCGLVALHSTTVLASPPERLDEADRLLADLIGSRYVSHGPPPHESRFEVRLDADHELTAGIAPFEVTHEHYRLATSADVRVVAWRETEAGPEPLVHARQYGAGRVCYIQLGHDMRIWGEPAMRQLVRRAARWACRPDREGD encoded by the coding sequence ATGCAGATATCCCAGCCCCGCCATGTCTCCGTCGCCCGCGCCCCGGTCGCCAGGTCCACCGCCCTCGCCGTGATCAGCGGGGACGATGTCTACGAAGACCTGTTCACCGCCGCCTCCGCGCTGCAGGGCGCGCTGACCGACGAGGGGTACGCGACCCGTACCAGCCTGGGCACCGCCCCGCTGGACGGCGCGGCCGAAGCGGATGTGATCGTCCTCTACACCGCGCTGGGCCGGTTCACCGCCGGGCAGCGCGAGGGGCTGGCCCGGGCGGTCCACGGCGGTTGCGGGCTGGTCGCACTGCACTCCACCACGGTGCTCGCCTCGCCGCCGGAGCGCCTGGACGAGGCCGACCGGCTGCTGGCCGATCTGATCGGCAGCCGTTATGTGTCCCACGGACCCCCGCCGCACGAGAGCCGGTTCGAGGTGCGGCTGGACGCGGACCACGAACTGACCGCGGGGATCGCGCCGTTCGAGGTGACCCACGAGCACTACCGGCTGGCCACATCGGCCGATGTGCGGGTCGTCGCCTGGCGGGAGACCGAGGCGGGGCCCGAACCGCTGGTCCACGCCCGCCAGTACGGAGCCGGCCGGGTCTGCTACATCCAACTGGGCCACGACATGCGGATCTGGGGGGAGCCCGCCATGCGCCAACTCGTGCGGCGCGCCGCCCGCTGGGCCTGTCGACCCGATCGTGAAGGGGACTGA
- a CDS encoding Gfo/Idh/MocA family protein — MEHAAETATESVENLSAVVVGAGSQGRVHALGYLAAPGVTLTGVADVDLSSAEALAGELDIPAVHRDVHDLLAATRPDIVSVCTPPAFHPEVVRSAIAAGARAVHCEKPIALTYGEALEMTATAAGAGVQLTFNLQRRFDPLQRQAREWIAQGEIGDVVTVEGYCPNLFDWGTHILDLILFHRHDAAPQWVLGQIDASVDRYVYGVFTETASLTQVGWADGVRAVVSTGRAPHTPVLHLENDLGLIVQGTQGRADIRGARVVARRFGKDDLVRESPFNTDSSTWDHAVDPSIVAGTAEAIRDLVAALRTGRRPALHAEHGLRGAELIFATYESSRSRRRVPLPLDRMDNALISGRAEGFWSPTGELRSTY, encoded by the coding sequence ATGGAACATGCTGCGGAAACCGCCACCGAGAGCGTCGAGAACCTTTCGGCGGTGGTGGTCGGAGCGGGTTCGCAGGGCAGGGTGCACGCTCTCGGCTACCTCGCCGCCCCCGGAGTGACACTGACCGGCGTCGCGGACGTGGACCTGTCCTCCGCCGAGGCGCTCGCCGGAGAACTGGACATCCCCGCGGTCCACCGTGACGTCCACGACCTGCTCGCGGCGACCCGGCCGGACATCGTCAGCGTCTGCACACCCCCGGCGTTCCACCCCGAGGTGGTCCGCTCGGCCATCGCGGCCGGGGCCCGGGCGGTCCACTGCGAGAAGCCGATCGCGCTCACCTACGGCGAAGCCCTGGAGATGACGGCCACCGCCGCCGGCGCCGGGGTCCAGCTGACCTTCAATCTCCAGCGGCGCTTCGACCCTCTCCAGCGCCAGGCCCGGGAGTGGATCGCCCAGGGTGAGATCGGGGACGTGGTGACCGTCGAGGGTTACTGCCCCAATCTCTTCGACTGGGGCACCCACATCCTCGACCTCATCCTCTTCCACCGCCACGACGCCGCCCCCCAGTGGGTGCTCGGCCAGATCGACGCCTCCGTCGACCGGTATGTGTACGGCGTCTTCACCGAGACGGCCTCACTGACGCAGGTCGGCTGGGCGGACGGGGTGCGGGCGGTCGTCTCCACCGGGCGCGCACCGCACACCCCCGTACTCCACCTGGAGAACGACCTCGGACTGATCGTCCAAGGCACCCAGGGCCGGGCCGACATCCGGGGCGCACGCGTCGTGGCGCGGCGCTTCGGCAAGGACGACCTGGTGCGGGAGTCGCCGTTCAACACCGACAGCAGTACCTGGGACCACGCGGTGGATCCCTCGATCGTCGCCGGTACCGCCGAGGCCATCCGCGATCTGGTCGCGGCACTGCGGACCGGCCGGCGGCCGGCGCTGCACGCGGAGCACGGGCTGCGCGGCGCTGAACTGATCTTCGCCACCTATGAGAGCAGCAGGTCCCGGCGGCGTGTGCCGCTGCCGCTGGACCGCATGGACAACGCCCTGATCAGCGGGCGAGCGGAGGGCTTCTGGAGCCCTACCGGTGAACTGCGCTCCACCTACTGA